The following proteins come from a genomic window of Microtus ochrogaster isolate Prairie Vole_2 chromosome 7, MicOch1.0, whole genome shotgun sequence:
- the Gas2l2 gene encoding GAS2-like protein 2: MSQHRGHKRRPRTPGPPVRSIRPFKSSEQYLEAMKEDLAEWLRDLYGLDIDAANFLQVLETGLVLCRHANTVTEAALAFLAEAPDRAQKIPMPHAGVFCNGAAQPGTFQARDNISNFIHWCRKEMGIQEVLMFETEDLVLRKNVKSVLLCLLELGRRAWRFGVAAPALVHLEEEIDEELRRELALPSPDPPPPAPPARRPCHFHNLDQMVQNLVSHCTCPVQFSMVKISEGKYRVGDSDTLIFIRILRSHVMVRVGGGWDTLGHYLDKHDPCRCTSLSHKPGSFLKPPGPPVQHEVKMQDGPSQPQPTMTISRSQSPLPPVDWRTYTSSSRRLRPPTPSPPQPHGERRSEVRIIRETTPLLRSQERPMTASQRMLSPGSQFSSTCRSPDLGRTLSGKRENRYPGEMPRGRTPTSWDHKDTDRQGTHTKALTPQRLQIPEATSKETSARGPSPPPRSSSLVNPHGIWLLNQGVSPQLSEPAFMQSPTPSKGFTKIPIRLSSARPPTPRKFLGSESGGSMERGPSPSRAPTGNLDRSTHGHHSAEASHGGHQMNIQMALETEDPRILDTQTWKGGHTSLPLGRTREQALYHSLDEEIVANMKLLEVGPACDWGTRSQAIPRSGVYVPSLGGKWPESGGPYDKVIQELVQGPPPLLKVDRKAWRVDSEASPKPAVGPRSPEEKLGSRESGPRIKANLTAKSTPMRTVTSTRGKDCSTRTGPATPEAPTHSCSDPSSDKAGVCLGKGKRTLRKPQKIPSIYKLKLRPRMRPRRDHRPEKRPSRIPKPLTYLCLGPARTAPGSRLLKATLGSKGAGTCPVERAGEKKEEEKKKEAGISLASESQEPLQLNGTPLRPEEESWV; the protein is encoded by the exons ATGTCTCAGCACAGGGGACACAAGAGGAGGCCCAGGACCCCAGGGCCTCCTGTGCGCAGCATCCGGCCCTTCAAATCCAGCGAACAGTACCTGGAGGCCATGAAGGAAGACCTGGCCGAGTGGCTTCGGGATCTGTACGGGCTGGACATTGATGCAGCCAACTTCCTGCAGGTGCTGGAGACTGGCCTGGTGCTGTGCCGGCACGCCAACACTGTCACAGAGGCTGCTCTGGCCTTCTTGGCTGAGGCGCCTGACCGAGCTCAAAAGATTCCCATGCCTCATGCTGGGGTTTTCTGCAACGGGGCTGCTCAGCCAGGTACCTTCCAGGCCAGGGACAACATCTCCAATTTCATCCACTGGTGTCGCAAGGAGATGGGCATCCAAG AGGTGCTGATGTTCGAGACAGAGGACCTGGTGCTGCGCAAGAACGTGAAGAGCGTGTTGTTGTGTCTGCTGGAGCTGGGTCGCCGCGCCTGGCGTTTCGGTGTGGCGGCACCGGCCCTGGTGCATCTGGAAGAGGAGATCGATGAGGAGCTGAGGCGCGAGCTGGCCCTGCCCTCGCCGGATCCGCCACCACCCGCACCCCCTGCCCGCAGGCCTTGTCACTTCCACAACCTGGACCAGATG GTGCAGAACCTCGTGAGTCATTGCACATGCCCAGTGCAGTTCTCCATGGTCAAGATATCTGAGGGCAAGTACCGAGTAGGGGACTCCGACACGCTCATCTTCATCAGG ATCCTCCGGAGCCACGTGATGGTGCGTGTTGGGGGCGGCTGGGACACGCTGGGCCATTATCTGGACAAACATGACCCCTGTCGGTGTACGTCCCTCT CCCACAAACCAGGTAGCTTCCTGAAGCCCCCAGGGCCACCAGTGCAGCACGAAGTGAAGATGCAGGACGGGCCTTCACAGCCCCAGCCTACGATGACCATCAGCCGCTCACAGAGCCCACTGCCTCCGGTGGACTGGAGGACCTACACCTCTTCCAGCCGAAGGCTGAggccccccaccccctctcctccccaaccccatGGTGAACGAAGATCAGAGGTCAGGATCATCAGAGAGACAACCCCATTACTAAG GTCCCAAGAGAGGCCAATGACCGCATCTCAGAGGATGCTGTCACCCGGTTCCCAATTCTCATCTACCTGTAGGAGCCCAGACCTAGGAAGGACCCtgtcaggaaagagagagaatagataCCCTGGTGAAATGCCCAGAGGAAGGACTCCCACGTCTTGGGATCACAAGGATACAGACAGACAAGGAACCCATACCAAGGCCCTCACCCCCCAGAGGCTCCAAATCCCTGAGGCCACCAGTAAAGAGACATCAGCAAGAGGACCATCTCCCCCACCTCGTTCCTCCAGCCTAGTCAACCCTCACGGCATCTGGCTCCTGAATCAGGGTGTTTCCCCACAGCTCAGTGAACCTGCATTTATGCAATCCCCAACCCCTAGCAAAGGGTTCACCAAGATCCCCATCCGACTTTCCTCTGCCCGGCCCCCAACACCCAGAAAGTTTTTGGGTTCTGAAAGTGGAGGTTCCATGGAGAGAGGACCCAGCCCATCAAGGGCTCCCACAGGGAACCTGGATAGATCCACACATGGGCACCACTCTGCTGAAGCGAGCCATGGGGGCCACCAGATGAACATTCAGATGGCTTTGGAGACTGAGGATCCCAGGATCCTAGACACACAGACGTGGAAGGGGGGTCACACGTCTCTGCCCCTGGGCAGGACCAGAGAGCAAGCCCTCTACCATAGCCTTGACGAGGAGATTGTGGCCAACATGAAACTGCTAGAGGTGGGGCCTGCCTGTGATTGGGGTACACGGTCTCAAGCCATCCCTCGAAGTGGAGTCTACGTTCCCAGCCTGGGTGGGAAGTGGCCTGAATCTGGGGGGCCTTACGACAAAGTTATCCAAGAACTGGTTCAGGGGCCCCCACCCCTCCTTAAAGTGGATCGGAAAGCCTGGAGAGTAGACTCTGAAGCCTCGCCTAAGCCAGCTGTGGGCCCAAGAAGTCCCGAAGAGAAGCTAGGATCCAGAGAGAGTGGACCAAGGATAAAGGCAAACCTGACTGCCAAGAGTACCCCAATGAGGACTGTGACATCCACAAGAGGAAAGGACTGCTCCACCAGGACTGGGCCCGCCACCCCGGAGGCTCCCACACATTCATGCTCAGACCCCAGTTCTGACAAAGCTGGGGTTTGTCTGGGCAAGGGTAAAAGAACCCTCCGGAAGCCTCAGAAAATCCCATCCATTTACAAACTGAAGCTGAGACCTAGAATGCGGCCACGCAGAGACCACAGGCCTGAGAAAAGACCTTCCAGAATTCCCAAGCCACTGACCTACCTCTGCCTGGGTCCAGCCAGGACAGCTCCTGGAAGCAGGCTATTGAAAGCTACATTGGGTAGCAAGGGAGCGGGCACCTGCCCGGTGGAACGAGCAggtgaaaagaaggaggaggagaaaaagaaagaagccggCATCTCATTGGCTTCAGAGAGCCAGGAGCCCCTGCAGCTCAATGGAACCCCACTTCGACCTGAGGAAGAGTCCTGGGTCTGA